The proteins below come from a single Gimesia alba genomic window:
- a CDS encoding amidase has protein sequence MNLFQTPPQTIAHVQQAIKARELSCRELLERCFQNIEAKEPVLHAWAYLDREAAFQQADNLDQELQQGRWRGPLHGIPVGIKDIIDVKGMPTRGGLETRGKTPASQDATIVENLRLEGAIFPGKTETTQLACFDPPPTLNPWNQEHTPGGSSSGSAAAVAAGMCLAAVGTQTGGSIIRPASFCGVAGLKPTFGMVDRRGLILLSQHLDHIGPLAQTVTDLVIILDGMTDQATYLPLLIEPVTDAPRIGWLTDFFESKADASMQQALKAVRTKLETAGAPIRDCPLPTEFESILDYHLNLMQYEMVQNLGEDYDQNREFYGPAISQVLDAGREVSQERFEACLDYQNLISQVTRRCFARAEILISPATLGPAPDLTTTGNPSMNAPWSMTGFPTISIPVAVTETGLPLAIQITGHPDKFDDLLLAAQWCEDVLRPGYLEQIS, from the coding sequence ATGAATCTGTTCCAAACGCCCCCCCAGACCATAGCCCACGTTCAGCAGGCCATCAAAGCCCGCGAACTCTCCTGTCGCGAACTTCTGGAACGCTGCTTCCAGAATATCGAAGCAAAAGAGCCTGTATTGCACGCCTGGGCCTACCTCGACCGTGAAGCCGCCTTCCAGCAGGCAGACAACCTCGATCAGGAATTACAACAAGGGCGCTGGAGAGGCCCGTTACACGGCATCCCGGTTGGCATCAAAGATATCATCGACGTCAAAGGCATGCCGACCCGGGGCGGCCTGGAGACGCGTGGCAAAACGCCAGCGTCCCAAGACGCAACCATCGTCGAAAATCTGCGTCTGGAAGGGGCCATCTTCCCCGGCAAAACCGAGACCACGCAACTCGCCTGTTTTGATCCGCCACCCACTCTGAATCCCTGGAACCAGGAGCACACACCCGGCGGCTCTTCCAGCGGTTCCGCAGCCGCCGTCGCAGCCGGCATGTGCCTGGCTGCTGTTGGAACGCAAACGGGAGGCTCAATTATCCGTCCCGCTTCGTTCTGCGGCGTCGCTGGCCTGAAACCGACCTTCGGTATGGTCGATCGCCGGGGACTAATCCTACTTTCCCAGCATCTGGATCATATCGGTCCGCTGGCGCAAACCGTCACTGATCTGGTCATTATACTCGACGGTATGACTGATCAGGCCACCTACCTGCCGCTGCTGATCGAACCGGTCACCGACGCGCCCCGCATTGGCTGGTTGACCGATTTCTTTGAGAGCAAGGCCGATGCCTCGATGCAACAGGCACTGAAAGCAGTCCGCACGAAACTGGAAACCGCCGGTGCTCCCATTAGAGACTGCCCACTGCCGACGGAATTTGAATCGATCCTCGATTACCACCTGAATCTGATGCAATATGAAATGGTACAGAATCTAGGGGAAGACTACGATCAGAACAGGGAATTCTACGGCCCCGCCATCAGCCAGGTGCTCGACGCAGGCAGGGAAGTTTCCCAGGAACGTTTTGAGGCCTGCCTGGACTACCAAAATCTGATCTCACAAGTCACGCGGCGGTGCTTCGCGCGGGCGGAAATCCTGATTTCCCCAGCGACTCTGGGACCAGCCCCCGATCTCACCACAACCGGCAACCCCAGCATGAACGCCCCCTGGAGCATGACCGGCTTCCCAACCATTTCGATCCCGGTCGCAGTCACAGAAACCGGCTTGCCGCTGGCGATTCAAATCACAGGCCACCCCGACAAATTCGACGATCTTTTGCTCGCCGCCCAATGGTGCGAAGACGTCTTACGGCCGGGTTATCTGGAACAGATTTCGTAA
- the dnaX gene encoding DNA polymerase III subunit gamma/tau, whose protein sequence is MSEKAIQYTVLARRFRPQNFSEVVGQEMVAKALQNAIRADRVAHAYLFTGARGVGKTSMARILAKALNCPNSQDGIPCGECEVCQNISVGSDVDVLEIDGASNRGIDDIRSLRANVNVRSMRSKYKIYIIDEVHMLTKEAFNALLKTLEEPPPNVKFIFCTTEPNKLPDTILSRCQRFDFGYIEENSICDRLKQIAEAEQVSVADDAIQLVARRAGGSMRDSQSIFDQLLSFGESHLTAESVHRILGTASDERLIELIDALIDRKRDVALSLFDAALNSGVQLNEFVDQLLNYLRDLSVVATGANEVTLLAISEINRASLQRQSEAWGIQTCLAAFQILNESRNKMFRASHGRALVELALIRISLLEDLDQLCAFISSAGKLPAVAPASRPPQQQAPQTSPPAISAPPSAAPAVETSPVAPDQKKIEKKNENQSVVASNSIESPSSPRELVPFRAGMESLLLTQLVEDAEDTLKGSLKGVESIAISGPKQLDLQFSKSYNFAKQYCERPEMLSRLERSLENVTGERIKIRLTVKEPATSSDNSEEKPSKPSMAQKRAEQRDLAPESDVFLQEALSVFNAQSVRVEVLKMQTEDKKEES, encoded by the coding sequence ATGTCTGAAAAAGCAATACAGTACACGGTGTTGGCCCGACGCTTTCGGCCACAAAACTTCTCGGAAGTCGTGGGCCAGGAAATGGTTGCCAAAGCGCTGCAAAATGCGATTCGCGCGGATCGAGTGGCGCATGCTTATTTATTTACCGGCGCACGGGGCGTAGGCAAAACCTCGATGGCCCGCATTCTGGCGAAAGCTTTAAACTGCCCGAATTCCCAGGATGGAATTCCCTGTGGCGAGTGTGAAGTCTGCCAGAATATCTCGGTAGGCAGCGATGTGGATGTACTGGAAATCGATGGTGCCTCTAACCGCGGGATCGATGATATTCGTTCGTTGAGAGCGAATGTGAATGTGCGGTCGATGCGATCAAAGTATAAGATTTATATCATCGACGAAGTGCATATGTTGACCAAAGAGGCGTTCAATGCCCTGTTAAAGACGCTGGAAGAACCGCCTCCGAATGTGAAGTTTATCTTCTGTACCACCGAGCCGAATAAGCTGCCTGATACGATTTTATCCCGCTGCCAGCGCTTTGATTTTGGCTATATTGAAGAGAACAGTATCTGCGATCGGCTGAAGCAGATTGCCGAAGCCGAGCAAGTCAGTGTGGCCGACGATGCGATTCAGCTTGTCGCCCGCCGTGCCGGCGGTTCCATGCGGGACAGTCAGTCAATTTTTGATCAACTGCTCTCATTTGGTGAATCGCATCTGACGGCAGAAAGTGTGCATCGGATCTTGGGAACCGCCAGTGATGAGCGGCTGATTGAGCTAATTGATGCCCTGATCGATCGCAAACGCGATGTCGCGTTGTCGCTGTTTGATGCGGCGTTGAATTCGGGAGTGCAGCTCAACGAATTCGTCGATCAATTACTGAATTATTTACGCGATTTATCAGTGGTCGCTACCGGGGCGAATGAGGTTACTCTGCTGGCCATTTCCGAAATCAATCGCGCCAGTTTGCAGAGACAGTCTGAGGCTTGGGGCATTCAGACATGTCTGGCAGCGTTTCAAATTCTGAATGAATCACGCAATAAGATGTTTCGCGCCAGTCATGGTCGCGCGCTGGTCGAACTGGCGTTAATTCGGATTTCTCTGCTGGAAGATCTGGACCAGTTATGTGCCTTTATTTCTTCTGCCGGAAAGCTGCCTGCTGTCGCGCCTGCCTCGCGGCCTCCTCAACAACAGGCACCTCAAACAAGTCCGCCGGCGATTTCAGCGCCCCCCTCTGCTGCTCCTGCTGTTGAGACGAGTCCCGTCGCTCCCGATCAAAAAAAAATTGAAAAAAAAAATGAAAATCAATCGGTTGTAGCGTCAAATTCAATTGAAAGCCCTTCTTCTCCTCGGGAGCTGGTTCCATTTCGTGCAGGGATGGAAAGTTTATTGTTGACACAACTTGTTGAAGATGCAGAGGATACTCTTAAGGGCTCTTTGAAGGGAGTGGAGTCAATAGCAATTTCTGGGCCGAAACAGCTGGATTTACAATTCTCCAAGAGCTATAATTTTGCGAAACAGTATTGTGAGCGTCCCGAAATGTTATCCCGACTGGAACGCTCACTGGAGAATGTGACGGGGGAGCGGATTAAAATCCGTCTGACGGTGAAAGAGCCCGCAACTTCGTCCGACAATTCAGAAGAGAAACCAAGCAAGCCTTCGATGGCACAAAAACGAGCTGAGCAACGCGATTTAGCGCCCGAATCAGACGTTTTTTTGCAGGAAGCACTTTCGGTATTTAATGCTCAGAGCGTGCGAGTCGAGGTTTTGAAAATGCAAACAGAAGATAAAAAAGAGGAATCGTGA
- a CDS encoding YbaB/EbfC family nucleoid-associated protein: protein MFKGLGNIAGMMKQFSEMQGKMQEMQDKLGQLRFEGSAGGGMVNVEANGQQKILGCKIDQTLFDSGDKEMIEDLLIAATNQALDKAREGAAEEMAQITGGMNIPGLEEALSKFNPNA from the coding sequence ATGTTCAAAGGACTGGGAAATATTGCCGGCATGATGAAACAGTTTTCAGAAATGCAGGGCAAAATGCAGGAAATGCAGGACAAACTGGGGCAGCTTCGTTTTGAAGGTTCTGCCGGTGGTGGGATGGTCAATGTAGAAGCGAACGGCCAGCAGAAAATATTGGGTTGTAAGATCGATCAAACTCTGTTCGATAGTGGTGATAAGGAGATGATAGAAGATCTGCTGATTGCTGCGACGAATCAGGCTTTGGATAAAGCTCGTGAAGGTGCTGCTGAAGAGATGGCACAAATCACGGGGGGAATGAATATTCCGGGACTGGAAGAAGCATTGTCAAAATTCAATCCGAATGCTTAG
- the recR gene encoding recombination mediator RecR, with protein sequence MSSRGRESQSHPYGSSVGQLIDQFATLPGIGRKSAERLAHYILSVPEPKARLLADAILAVKQSVRPCSVCYNLTENEVCSICSDSRRDKKLVCVVEQPRDVVSLEATSSFQGVYHVLQGRISPLEGVGPENLTIDALVRRVRQEGVTEIIMATNPTLEGDGTALYISNLLENENVEITRLARGIASGSVLEFANKEMLSDALQGRQRF encoded by the coding sequence ATGTCGTCACGTGGAAGAGAGAGCCAGTCTCATCCTTATGGTTCCAGTGTGGGGCAACTGATTGATCAGTTTGCTACGCTTCCCGGTATCGGTCGTAAATCAGCCGAGCGTCTTGCGCATTATATTTTGTCGGTCCCGGAGCCCAAAGCACGTCTACTGGCTGATGCCATTCTGGCGGTCAAGCAGTCAGTGCGTCCCTGTTCGGTTTGTTACAATCTTACGGAAAATGAAGTCTGTAGTATCTGCTCAGATTCCCGGCGTGATAAAAAGCTGGTGTGCGTGGTGGAGCAACCTCGCGATGTGGTTTCACTGGAAGCAACCAGTTCCTTTCAAGGCGTTTATCATGTTTTGCAAGGTCGGATCTCTCCCCTGGAAGGGGTTGGTCCAGAGAATCTGACGATTGACGCGCTGGTCCGCCGTGTGAGGCAAGAGGGTGTCACCGAAATTATCATGGCAACGAATCCGACGCTCGAAGGGGATGGAACGGCCTTGTATATTTCTAACCTGCTGGAAAATGAAAATGTCGAAATAACCAGACTGGCCCGGGGAATCGCCTCCGGAAGTGTGCTAGAGTTTGCTAATAAAGAGATGCTGTCCGATGCACTACAGGGACGGCAACGTTTTTAA
- the rpoN gene encoding RNA polymerase factor sigma-54 produces MHLNISQQMKLGQQMKLAPRMIQSMEILQLPLQALEERIDQELAENVCLERISDNENTPDTESELMRDQANAESNSSELDEKEMVAGSEQNNESDFERLLEMAEQWPEDNVTSATKPSSNRISDDMDRSNDAIANISERQQTLNEYLLEQFHYFNCPAEIKDFGEYLIQNLDHNGRLQSSLPEIVQVYGKHITQEQAEEALQLIQKCDPPGVGARDLKECLLLQLKPDAPFRDVLVTLISSHLEDLGQNRLPVIQRKTGYSIDTIKNAMSYLRYLDPFPGRGFESEPVLKVTPDVFVKLDENGKYVVELENEYTPPLRISRRYAQLLRNKTDDQTKDYIKKKIDAAKWLIEAIEQRHSTLKRVAQAIVDFQTDFLDNGPEHIVPLKMQQIADVVGVHVTTVSRAVDDKWIQTPRGLYPLKRFFGGGTKTSEGEDVAWGIIRLKLKEIIDAEDKNKPLSDDALVEALSKEGYNLARRTVTKYRKAMNIPSSRQRREY; encoded by the coding sequence ATGCATCTGAATATTTCCCAACAAATGAAACTGGGCCAGCAGATGAAGCTGGCTCCCCGAATGATCCAGTCGATGGAGATTTTGCAGCTCCCTTTACAGGCGCTGGAAGAACGGATCGACCAGGAACTGGCTGAGAATGTCTGTCTGGAGCGTATTAGTGACAACGAAAATACGCCCGATACCGAATCGGAGTTGATGCGGGATCAGGCGAATGCGGAGTCCAACAGCTCTGAACTCGATGAAAAAGAAATGGTTGCCGGCAGCGAGCAGAATAACGAGTCGGACTTTGAACGCTTGCTGGAGATGGCCGAGCAGTGGCCTGAAGACAATGTGACTTCTGCCACGAAGCCGTCTTCGAACCGCATCAGCGATGATATGGATCGCAGTAACGACGCGATTGCAAATATTTCTGAACGTCAGCAGACTTTGAATGAATATTTGCTGGAGCAATTTCATTACTTCAACTGTCCTGCAGAAATTAAGGACTTTGGTGAGTATCTGATTCAGAATCTGGATCATAACGGCCGGTTGCAAAGTTCCTTGCCTGAGATCGTGCAGGTTTACGGCAAACACATTACTCAAGAGCAGGCTGAAGAGGCTTTGCAACTGATTCAGAAATGCGATCCCCCGGGGGTCGGTGCCCGGGATTTGAAGGAATGCTTACTGCTCCAGTTGAAACCGGATGCACCGTTCCGGGATGTGTTGGTGACTCTGATTTCCTCGCACTTGGAAGATCTGGGACAGAATCGGTTGCCGGTGATTCAGCGTAAAACCGGTTATTCTATTGATACGATCAAAAACGCGATGTCCTATTTGCGTTATCTGGATCCGTTTCCCGGACGTGGTTTTGAATCAGAACCGGTCTTGAAAGTGACGCCGGATGTTTTTGTCAAACTTGATGAAAACGGAAAGTATGTCGTTGAGTTGGAAAATGAATATACGCCTCCGCTGCGTATCAGTCGGCGGTATGCCCAGTTGTTACGAAACAAAACCGACGATCAGACCAAGGACTATATCAAGAAAAAAATTGATGCCGCGAAATGGTTGATCGAGGCCATTGAACAGCGTCACAGTACCTTAAAACGTGTGGCGCAGGCGATTGTCGATTTTCAGACTGATTTTCTGGATAACGGTCCCGAGCATATTGTGCCTTTGAAGATGCAGCAGATTGCTGATGTGGTCGGCGTGCACGTGACGACGGTTTCTCGAGCCGTCGATGATAAATGGATTCAGACGCCACGAGGCTTGTACCCGCTCAAACGGTTCTTTGGAGGAGGCACGAAAACCTCTGAAGGAGAAGACGTGGCCTGGGGCATCATTCGCCTGAAGCTCAAAGAGATCATCGATGCGGAAGATAAGAATAAGCCTCTCAGCGATGATGCCCTTGTGGAAGCACTGTCCAAAGAAGGCTACAATCTGGCACGTCGAACCGTGACAAAATATCGCAAGGCAATGAATATTCCTTCCTCACGGCAACGTCGCGAATATTAA
- a CDS encoding thiamine-phosphate kinase — MAPSFHEFDLIQWIREQCPNSKANLIGIGDDTAILQPPLNSEMLFATDMLMEGTHFTFPPATPERAGRKALAVNLSDIAAMAGQPHSALISLALPKSKGPEFAKAVMQGIINLAKEFQIQLIGGDTNSWDGPLVINVAIIGTAPQSKSVKRPGAMPGDWIFVTGELGGSLPDHHLSFTPRIHEASTLNQTVSLHSMIDISDGLASDLNHILRESNVGAILDATTIPISNRISADEPKQTRLQHALSDGEDFELLFTVSPEDGKQLLNQNPLSIKLTHIGEVTSRQTAFLQHPDGSQTSLEDSGWKHEL; from the coding sequence ATGGCCCCCTCATTTCATGAATTTGATCTCATTCAATGGATTCGTGAGCAATGCCCTAACTCAAAAGCGAATCTCATCGGCATTGGTGACGACACTGCCATTCTGCAGCCACCCCTGAACAGTGAAATGTTATTTGCAACAGACATGCTGATGGAAGGCACCCACTTCACCTTCCCACCAGCAACGCCTGAACGGGCCGGTCGTAAAGCATTGGCTGTGAATTTAAGTGATATCGCCGCGATGGCAGGACAGCCTCACTCGGCTCTCATCAGCCTCGCCTTGCCGAAATCAAAAGGCCCGGAATTTGCGAAGGCCGTCATGCAGGGGATCATCAATCTCGCAAAAGAATTTCAAATCCAACTGATTGGCGGCGACACAAACAGTTGGGACGGCCCTTTGGTAATCAATGTCGCCATCATCGGGACAGCCCCTCAATCCAAGTCCGTCAAACGTCCCGGTGCCATGCCCGGCGACTGGATCTTCGTGACGGGTGAATTAGGTGGCAGTCTGCCGGACCACCATCTTTCATTTACTCCGCGTATCCATGAAGCCTCGACCCTGAACCAGACAGTCTCCCTCCATTCGATGATTGATATCAGCGATGGTCTCGCCTCTGATCTCAATCACATTCTCCGCGAATCCAACGTCGGTGCGATTCTGGATGCCACTACGATTCCGATCAGCAACAGGATCTCAGCCGATGAGCCAAAACAAACTCGCCTGCAGCATGCGCTCTCTGACGGCGAGGACTTCGAACTGCTGTTTACGGTTTCTCCCGAAGATGGAAAACAGTTACTCAATCAAAATCCGCTCTCGATCAAATTGACGCATATCGGAGAAGTCACCAGCAGACAAACCGCCTTTCTTCAACACCCCGACGGTTCTCAAACTTCCCTGGAAGACTCAGGCTGGAAACACGAGCTCTAA
- a CDS encoding trypsin-like peptidase domain-containing protein produces the protein MDRLRSVDGTRTREQSHRHLDELSHRMIKCFYKLTLCTMMLVTGLGAFCENSIASDVRKTPLVRAIERAKTSVVNIHSEKTARTEDSLFGSGKSRKVNGMGTGIIVDPRGYIVTNHHVIDGVDSLRVTMMDGSTYNARIISSNQSEDLAIIKINPTKKLTVMPPGTSSDLMLGETVIAVGNAFGYEHSVTSGIISSLSRDVEVNEKQSYKNLIQTDASINPGNSGGPLLNLDGEVVGINVAIRAGAQRIGFAIPIDDARKIIADLISTELIDHTYHGILANDIKQGDKQMLVLGNPAKDSPAEKSGLKKDDIVMKAGSVNVVDRADLERAFMGHKPGDTIDLLIRRDEKTQSVQITLADSTTVARTTPVSAPIVRAQNNEISNDPTLEKTWEVLGIRITKITEAQKHMLNPRYEGGMLIEEVRPQSPAAMNGMRRGDILVGLHIWETVNLSNISYVLSNSKLPTFNPLKFYILRKNETLYGHLPLNLTGTP, from the coding sequence ATGGATCGTCTCCGGTCGGTAGATGGAACTAGGACACGCGAGCAATCGCACCGCCACCTCGATGAACTGAGCCACCGAATGATTAAGTGCTTTTATAAACTCACACTGTGCACCATGATGCTTGTCACAGGCTTAGGTGCATTCTGCGAGAACAGTATAGCGTCCGATGTACGCAAAACACCCCTGGTTCGCGCTATTGAACGTGCTAAAACTTCTGTGGTCAATATCCACAGTGAGAAAACCGCACGTACAGAAGATTCGCTATTCGGCTCCGGAAAAAGCCGAAAAGTCAATGGCATGGGCACAGGAATCATTGTTGATCCCCGAGGGTATATTGTCACCAATCATCATGTCATTGATGGAGTCGATTCACTCCGCGTGACCATGATGGATGGCAGCACCTACAACGCGCGGATCATTTCTTCGAACCAGAGCGAAGATCTGGCGATCATCAAAATCAATCCGACGAAGAAACTCACTGTGATGCCGCCGGGAACCTCATCAGATTTAATGCTGGGGGAAACCGTCATCGCAGTCGGAAACGCATTTGGATACGAACATAGCGTGACTTCCGGAATTATCAGTTCGCTGTCTCGCGATGTCGAAGTCAACGAAAAGCAATCATACAAAAATCTAATCCAGACCGATGCCAGTATCAACCCCGGTAACAGTGGCGGCCCCTTGCTGAATCTGGACGGGGAAGTCGTCGGCATCAACGTTGCGATCCGAGCCGGTGCCCAACGAATCGGTTTTGCAATTCCCATTGATGACGCACGAAAAATCATCGCCGACTTGATCAGCACCGAGTTAATCGATCACACATACCATGGCATTTTGGCCAATGACATCAAACAGGGTGACAAGCAGATGCTGGTGCTCGGTAACCCCGCGAAAGACAGTCCTGCAGAAAAATCAGGACTCAAAAAAGACGACATCGTCATGAAAGCCGGTTCTGTGAATGTCGTAGACCGTGCCGACCTGGAACGTGCCTTCATGGGACACAAGCCAGGCGATACGATTGATCTTCTGATTCGACGCGACGAGAAAACTCAGTCAGTTCAAATCACACTGGCCGACTCCACCACGGTTGCCCGCACAACACCTGTGAGTGCTCCCATTGTACGAGCACAAAACAATGAAATCTCGAACGACCCGACTCTTGAAAAGACCTGGGAAGTCCTCGGGATTCGTATTACGAAAATTACAGAAGCTCAAAAACACATGCTCAACCCACGCTATGAGGGTGGCATGCTGATTGAAGAAGTTCGCCCACAAAGCCCTGCCGCCATGAACGGAATGCGAAGAGGCGATATTCTGGTCGGGCTTCATATTTGGGAAACAGTGAATCTCAGTAACATCTCTTATGTGCTGAGCAACTCAAAACTTCCCACTTTTAACCCGCTCAAGTTTTACATTCTCCGTAAGAACGAAACCCTTTACGGACATCTGCCGCTGAACCTCACCGGCACACCCTAG
- a CDS encoding tetratricopeptide repeat protein: protein MPTQFKTHPLLVLLICEMAFCSVSAFGAEAPKIQPRIKIVTAKDAEIKTSGGTLQKVNPGEVVLITQNNKEWLWIPLLGGWIKQTDVRSPEELIQFLNEALKTEPTAERYHLRGIAFLVLKKNDQALSDFDAALKLKTDNPHIYVNRGNIQRLKGEYAKALADLNQAIQLNPSSANAFHIRGLIYFENNQPQKAIADFNEAIRLNPQMVSALNARGIVYRDLNQLDRSLQDFNQAIKVNKFVSEVFSNRASLWEQRQQFESAIKDYQRALELNPVSATAHNDLAWLFATCPDTKYHDPKVAVTHAEQACELTRSADWNMLDTLATAYRENQQMDLAVKTLTQAIQKAPTDQKNELKKKLEIFKKL, encoded by the coding sequence ATGCCAACTCAATTCAAAACTCATCCACTGCTGGTTTTACTCATCTGCGAAATGGCTTTTTGTTCAGTTTCCGCTTTTGGTGCAGAAGCCCCGAAAATACAGCCCCGCATCAAAATCGTGACAGCAAAAGATGCGGAAATCAAAACCAGTGGCGGTACGCTGCAGAAAGTCAATCCTGGTGAAGTCGTTCTGATTACACAAAACAATAAGGAGTGGCTCTGGATTCCTTTACTAGGTGGCTGGATCAAACAAACCGATGTCCGATCTCCCGAAGAACTGATCCAGTTCTTAAATGAGGCTTTGAAAACAGAACCGACGGCCGAACGCTATCACCTGAGAGGGATCGCTTTTCTGGTTCTCAAAAAAAATGACCAGGCTCTCTCTGATTTTGATGCAGCGCTCAAACTCAAGACAGACAACCCACATATTTATGTAAACCGGGGAAACATCCAGCGTCTGAAAGGGGAGTACGCGAAAGCACTGGCAGACCTGAACCAGGCCATTCAGCTCAATCCCTCGAGCGCCAACGCATTTCATATCCGAGGCTTAATTTACTTTGAAAACAACCAGCCGCAGAAAGCGATCGCTGACTTTAACGAGGCAATTCGACTGAACCCCCAAATGGTCTCGGCACTGAACGCGCGAGGAATTGTGTATCGCGACCTGAATCAACTCGATCGGTCGCTCCAGGATTTTAATCAGGCGATCAAAGTCAACAAATTCGTATCCGAAGTATTCAGCAATCGGGCTTCACTCTGGGAACAGAGGCAACAGTTCGAATCAGCCATCAAGGACTATCAGAGAGCACTGGAGCTCAATCCCGTCTCAGCAACAGCGCATAATGACTTAGCCTGGCTCTTTGCCACTTGTCCTGATACGAAGTACCATGATCCCAAAGTAGCAGTGACACATGCTGAACAAGCTTGCGAGCTCACTCGGTCGGCTGACTGGAATATGCTCGATACACTGGCAACGGCCTATCGTGAAAACCAGCAAATGGATTTAGCAGTGAAAACCCTCACGCAGGCAATTCAAAAAGCACCCACAGATCAAAAAAATGAATTGAAAAAGAAACTTGAGATTTTCAAGAAACTGTAA
- a CDS encoding acyl-CoA dehydrogenase family protein, giving the protein MSEFSSQFNKPVRFTDDFERLIKNISQLAESSDTEHLWPAESWDAIKQAGVLGWNVPLEFGGADLNSVEMTYGYIRLAEACLTTTFVLTQFNAACQRINWSEDQALKARVFNELVSGTKFATVGISHLTTSRQHLSKPTVTAEKTSNGWNLDGFVPWVTGAVKADYIVTGGVCEDATQILGLVSTDLDGVEPQPPIEMLSMTGSQTGAVKLNRVTIPAECLIAGPVEKVMKRPDGQGGAGSLTTSALALGVASRAIMKLEEETEKRPDLQEIFNPLQAEYQGIFDEMFETLTAGTLNGSISEKIRQQSNSLVLRASQALLAAVKGAGFVKGHPAERAIREAMFFLVWSCPQPVVHANMKEFACVLD; this is encoded by the coding sequence ATGTCCGAATTTTCTTCGCAGTTCAATAAACCTGTTCGCTTCACAGACGATTTCGAGCGTTTAATTAAGAACATTTCCCAGCTGGCTGAAAGCAGCGATACAGAGCATCTCTGGCCTGCGGAATCGTGGGATGCCATCAAGCAGGCGGGAGTCCTGGGCTGGAACGTGCCGCTGGAATTTGGCGGAGCCGACTTGAATTCGGTCGAGATGACCTACGGCTATATCAGGCTCGCCGAAGCCTGTTTAACCACAACGTTTGTGCTGACTCAGTTCAACGCGGCCTGTCAGCGGATCAACTGGTCTGAAGATCAAGCATTAAAAGCCCGGGTCTTCAACGAGTTGGTCTCGGGAACCAAATTTGCTACGGTGGGCATCTCACATTTAACCACCTCGCGTCAGCATCTCAGCAAGCCGACGGTGACCGCTGAGAAGACTTCAAACGGTTGGAATCTGGATGGCTTTGTTCCCTGGGTAACGGGCGCCGTGAAAGCAGATTACATTGTGACCGGTGGTGTCTGTGAAGATGCGACGCAAATCCTGGGGCTCGTCAGTACCGACCTCGATGGCGTCGAACCACAGCCTCCGATTGAAATGCTCTCGATGACAGGCTCGCAGACAGGAGCCGTCAAACTCAATCGGGTGACCATTCCCGCTGAATGTCTGATCGCCGGCCCCGTCGAAAAAGTAATGAAGCGGCCCGACGGTCAGGGAGGCGCCGGCTCGCTCACCACATCCGCACTCGCACTGGGTGTTGCCAGTCGCGCCATCATGAAACTGGAAGAAGAAACTGAAAAACGACCCGATCTGCAGGAAATATTCAACCCGCTGCAGGCCGAGTATCAAGGCATTTTTGATGAGATGTTTGAAACTCTTACAGCGGGAACCTTGAACGGTTCGATTTCCGAGAAGATTCGCCAGCAATCAAACTCGCTGGTCCTCCGCGCTTCGCAGGCCTTATTGGCAGCCGTGAAAGGCGCCGGCTTTGTCAAAGGGCACCCCGCCGAGCGTGCCATTCGCGAAGCGATGTTCTTCCTCGTCTGGTCCTGTCCACAGCCGGTGGTCCATGCCAATATGAAAGAGTTCGCCTGCGTGCTCGACTGA